From one Gracilibacillus salinarum genomic stretch:
- the asnB gene encoding asparagine synthase (glutamine-hydrolyzing) encodes MCGITGWIDFTRSVEQEQQQVYQMTKEIADRGPDQNGFYFETHVGFGHRRLIVVDPAGGKQPMINEKNGNKYILVYNGELYNTEDIRSELLKAGWQFDSHSDTEVLLKSYMEWGEDHVDKLNGIFAYAIWDQQKQQLFMARDRLGVKPLFYSLHQSGLIFGSEIKALLAHDEVEPVITEEGLSEIFALGPSRTPGHGVFDGIHELRAAHVGIFDRNGWKTRRYWNVKSKQHTHSVEETAEHVRALFIDAVERQLVSDVPLGTFLSGGVDSSAITAIATNYLNKHNKDPLQTFSIDYQENEKYFKKSSFQPNRDNEYIDKMVEQFGTVHHNFVIDNLTLVDLLKDAVKYRDLPGMADVDSSLLWFCQQTKQKVTVALSGECADEIFGGYPWFYREDDLNREGFPWIRSSEVRQNLLRDDMNHKLNLANYTQKRYDQTINEAPLLDGEDAEATARRQMFYLNMHWFMPTLLDRKDRMSMGASFEARVPFSDHHLVEYVWNIPWEIKTHDNREKGILRKALEGILPDEILYRKKSPYPKTHHPAYTKAVVNWMEEIIADKDARLFEILDREKVKELVAQKASNISAPWFGQLMTGPQLLAHICQIEHWLKLHNVKIKV; translated from the coding sequence ATGTGTGGGATTACAGGATGGATCGATTTTACCCGCAGCGTTGAGCAAGAGCAACAACAAGTCTATCAGATGACGAAAGAAATTGCCGATCGTGGCCCCGATCAGAATGGCTTTTATTTTGAAACACATGTTGGATTTGGCCATCGCCGTTTAATCGTAGTCGATCCAGCAGGTGGAAAGCAGCCAATGATTAATGAGAAAAATGGTAATAAATATATTCTCGTGTATAATGGGGAGCTTTATAACACAGAAGATATTAGAAGTGAATTATTAAAGGCAGGATGGCAGTTTGATTCCCATTCGGACACGGAAGTTTTATTGAAAAGTTATATGGAATGGGGCGAGGACCACGTTGATAAGTTGAATGGAATTTTTGCCTATGCCATATGGGATCAGCAAAAACAGCAGCTATTCATGGCCCGTGATCGATTAGGTGTAAAACCATTATTCTATTCGTTGCATCAAAGTGGATTGATATTCGGTTCTGAGATTAAAGCGCTACTTGCCCACGATGAAGTAGAGCCTGTTATTACGGAAGAAGGTTTGTCCGAAATATTTGCACTTGGTCCCTCACGTACACCTGGTCATGGTGTTTTCGATGGCATCCATGAATTGAGAGCGGCACACGTTGGTATCTTCGATCGAAATGGCTGGAAAACCAGGCGTTATTGGAATGTGAAAAGTAAACAACATACACATTCTGTAGAAGAAACTGCTGAACACGTCCGCGCATTGTTCATCGATGCAGTGGAAAGACAGCTCGTCTCTGATGTTCCACTGGGAACTTTTTTGTCAGGAGGGGTTGATTCCAGTGCGATTACAGCAATTGCTACGAACTACTTGAATAAGCACAATAAAGATCCTCTTCAAACTTTCTCAATTGATTATCAAGAAAACGAAAAGTATTTTAAGAAAAGCAGTTTCCAACCAAATCGAGATAATGAATATATTGACAAAATGGTAGAACAATTTGGTACGGTCCATCACAATTTTGTGATTGATAATCTGACTTTAGTAGATTTATTGAAAGATGCGGTTAAATATCGTGATTTACCTGGAATGGCAGATGTTGATTCTTCCTTGTTATGGTTTTGTCAGCAAACCAAACAGAAAGTGACGGTAGCATTGTCTGGTGAATGTGCTGATGAAATATTCGGCGGATATCCGTGGTTTTATCGGGAGGATGACTTAAATCGAGAAGGTTTTCCTTGGATTCGATCTTCCGAAGTACGACAAAATTTACTTCGAGATGACATGAATCACAAACTTAACTTGGCTAATTATACGCAAAAAAGGTATGATCAGACCATTAACGAAGCACCATTGTTAGATGGGGAAGATGCAGAAGCTACTGCTAGACGTCAAATGTTTTATCTTAATATGCATTGGTTTATGCCTACACTGCTGGATCGCAAGGATAGAATGAGTATGGGCGCTAGTTTTGAAGCGCGCGTACCTTTTAGTGATCACCATTTAGTAGAATACGTTTGGAATATTCCCTGGGAAATAAAAACCCACGATAACCGTGAAAAAGGCATACTTCGAAAAGCATTAGAGGGAATTCTTCCAGATGAAATTCTTTATCGTAAGAAAAGTCCGTATCCAAAAACACATCATCCAGCATATACGAAAGCTGTCGTAAATTGGATGGAAGAGATTATTGCTGATAAAGATGCACGATTATTCGAGATTTTAGATAGGGAAAAGGTGAAGGAGTTAGTTGCACAGAAAGCCTCCAATATTAGTGCACCGTGGTTTGGCCAATTAATGACAGGTCCACAGCTGTTGGCACACATTTGCCAGATTGAACATTGGTTAAAGCTTCATAATGTAAAAATCAAGGTGTAA
- a CDS encoding YisL family protein: MTHLHITAWVLALILLFVSYAMYKKGNKAGKILHMILRLDYLLLLYSGGDLFAQYMDGGFSTYAGELIIKALAGLWVIAAIEMILVKTSKGKSAKSFWIQLVIAAVIVLVLGFGRLPMGVKLF; encoded by the coding sequence ATGACACACTTACACATTACAGCATGGGTGTTAGCATTAATTCTGTTATTTGTCTCCTATGCGATGTACAAAAAAGGGAATAAAGCAGGGAAAATCTTACATATGATCTTACGTCTGGATTATCTGCTTCTACTTTATTCGGGTGGAGATCTATTCGCACAGTATATGGACGGAGGATTTTCGACATATGCTGGTGAGTTAATCATTAAAGCGTTAGCTGGCTTGTGGGTAATCGCAGCCATCGAAATGATCCTCGTCAAAACGTCAAAAGGAAAATCAGCCAAAAGCTTTTGGATTCAGTTAGTAATAGCTGCTGTTATTGTACTGGTATTAGGATTTGGACGTTTACCAATGGGTGTTAAATTGTTTTAA
- a CDS encoding DUF418 domain-containing protein, translating to MNQATPLQDSNRLPWIDTARGFAIFGIFMVNLASFHAPYFMYGNGHNYWGTGEAGIWQVILDIFFQASFYSLFSFLFGFGAQIIYENLQKKQVASPRKWLIRRFVILLVIGLLHAFLIWYGDILITYAVIGFLLLLFLRRSNRTILAWSISVLLIPVLLYSGLLFLVSLIENLENLSDQAAIAAAFQHYGAGSWTDILSQNATDWFYGNSPMNFFFVLLNILPIFLLGLVFARNKWLHDIDQNQKVLKRWWIGSFVIFMLCKAGPYVLGNPIWLSLIQDEFGGTASAIFYMITIAFSYRYAKQLFDLIGYVGKMALTNYILQSLIGVMLFYSIGFGLYGELSPWQTFFVGIIVYPLQVLFSYLWLKRYKRGPIEWLWRSLIYQKKLTNKRSAEDSQKEEQTVNS from the coding sequence ATGAATCAAGCTACACCGTTACAGGATTCAAACAGACTACCTTGGATTGATACTGCAAGAGGCTTCGCTATTTTTGGTATCTTTATGGTTAACTTAGCTTCTTTTCATGCGCCATACTTTATGTACGGGAACGGACATAACTATTGGGGGACAGGAGAAGCAGGAATATGGCAAGTCATCTTGGACATCTTCTTTCAGGCAAGTTTTTATTCCTTGTTTTCATTTTTATTTGGATTTGGTGCTCAAATTATATATGAGAATCTACAAAAGAAACAGGTAGCATCACCTCGTAAATGGTTGATCCGAAGATTTGTAATATTACTGGTAATTGGACTGCTTCATGCGTTTTTAATCTGGTATGGTGATATTCTTATTACATATGCCGTCATTGGTTTTTTACTGTTATTATTCCTTCGTCGCAGTAATCGTACCATACTGGCGTGGAGTATTTCGGTATTGTTGATTCCAGTCTTGTTATATTCCGGTTTGTTGTTTCTAGTGAGCTTAATCGAAAATCTTGAAAATCTTTCTGATCAGGCAGCAATTGCTGCAGCTTTTCAGCATTACGGTGCTGGAAGCTGGACTGATATACTCAGCCAAAATGCGACAGACTGGTTTTACGGTAATTCACCAATGAACTTTTTCTTTGTTCTGCTCAACATTTTACCCATTTTTCTTCTCGGCTTAGTTTTTGCCAGAAATAAGTGGCTACATGATATTGATCAAAATCAGAAAGTACTTAAGCGTTGGTGGATTGGATCTTTTGTTATCTTTATGCTTTGTAAAGCAGGACCGTATGTGCTGGGTAATCCCATTTGGCTTTCTTTGATACAAGATGAATTTGGTGGCACTGCGTCTGCTATTTTCTACATGATTACCATTGCATTTAGTTATCGCTATGCAAAACAGCTGTTTGATTTAATCGGTTATGTCGGAAAAATGGCACTTACCAATTATATTTTACAGTCTTTGATTGGCGTCATGCTGTTCTATTCCATCGGTTTTGGTTTATATGGTGAATTGTCACCATGGCAAACGTTCTTCGTTGGTATCATTGTATATCCGTTACAGGTGTTGTTTAGTTATCTATGGCTGAAGCGGTACAAAAGAGGGCCAATCGAGTGGCTATGGAGAAGTCTCATCTATCAGAAGAAATTAACGAATAAACGATCTGCTGAAGATAGCCAGAAAGAGGAACAGACAGTAAACAGCTAA
- a CDS encoding spore germination protein, with translation MPAIVGAVKVINIGSSSIFHIGDVYRIQPYTQAKTFAGGGSFNTGDGIRVHLENAQTTMVDDDQFDQNISGI, from the coding sequence ATGCCAGCGATTGTTGGTGCTGTTAAAGTAATTAACATTGGTTCCTCCAGTATTTTTCATATCGGGGATGTTTACCGGATTCAGCCTTATACACAGGCAAAAACCTTTGCTGGAGGAGGCTCGTTTAATACTGGTGATGGCATTCGTGTTCATTTAGAGAACGCCCAGACAACAATGGTCGATGATGACCAATTTGATCAAAATATTTCGGGCATTTAG
- a CDS encoding spore germination protein GerPB, producing the protein MHLTVNQSIYIHFLKVGSVSNSSVLQIGSTGKMQAMSQLYNTGQFEGPAEEAVPLGVTEPLVPLTPF; encoded by the coding sequence TTGCATCTCACAGTTAACCAATCGATTTATATTCATTTTTTGAAAGTTGGCAGTGTCAGTAATTCCTCTGTATTACAAATCGGGAGTACCGGAAAAATGCAAGCCATGTCTCAGCTATATAATACGGGGCAATTTGAGGGTCCAGCAGAAGAAGCTGTTCCCCTAGGCGTTACAGAACCACTGGTACCATTAACACCTTTTTAA
- the gerPC gene encoding spore germination protein GerPC — protein MDYHMMSYYIHQLQQQVQQQSQQINSLENRIQQLEQQQTGPKTNIEKLEYHFDQLKIERLDGSLHIGVTPEDLQQMEDFSIPQATGSPMPSVHQTLEHYVNQDLPPYIQSLEEQFQYPLDESYRQTLLKDLKQQLTSRIAHYQQAKVPPDQMPQHILSNVQQELQTGLRRWFENQQKG, from the coding sequence ATGGATTATCACATGATGTCTTATTACATTCATCAACTGCAGCAGCAAGTGCAGCAACAATCTCAACAGATCAACTCCTTAGAGAATCGCATCCAGCAGCTTGAACAGCAACAAACCGGTCCGAAAACAAATATTGAAAAGTTAGAATATCATTTTGACCAGTTAAAGATCGAACGGCTAGACGGCTCCCTGCACATTGGGGTAACGCCAGAAGATCTACAACAGATGGAGGACTTCTCTATCCCTCAGGCAACAGGCAGCCCAATGCCGTCAGTTCATCAGACATTAGAACACTATGTAAATCAAGACTTACCTCCATACATTCAATCGTTAGAGGAGCAATTTCAATATCCATTAGATGAGAGTTACCGTCAAACATTACTCAAGGACTTAAAGCAACAATTGACTAGTCGCATCGCCCATTATCAACAGGCCAAGGTGCCACCAGATCAGATGCCACAGCATATCTTATCAAATGTTCAACAGGAATTGCAGACAGGATTAAGAAGATGGTTCGAAAATCAACAAAAGGGGTAA
- a CDS encoding spore gernimation protein GerPD, whose translation MHYQVNNWNIGVGNISILGVSASSLFIVGDSHEIHLASLFDTPPESYVVGVDNTTRRNEELITDVPAND comes from the coding sequence ATGCATTATCAAGTCAACAACTGGAATATTGGTGTCGGGAACATTTCCATACTCGGGGTATCTGCTTCCTCACTTTTTATTGTGGGTGACAGCCATGAAATTCATCTGGCATCTTTATTCGATACACCTCCGGAATCCTATGTCGTTGGTGTGGACAATACGACTAGGAGAAATGAAGAGTTGATTACAGATGTTCCCGCGAATGACTAG
- a CDS encoding spore germination protein GerPE has translation MTRVKQLKMESLSYSSIFQIGDAKEIEPRADVLAVQKEGGISSDKGFELEQYPIFNTELYPLQDHETVTGEHCNHHPNISVSSIFINGVSSSGVVQLGSNKHINAISKIKHIRMLTDNNKGENH, from the coding sequence ATGACTAGAGTTAAACAATTAAAAATGGAGAGTTTATCGTATAGTTCGATCTTTCAAATCGGTGATGCTAAGGAAATTGAACCTAGGGCAGACGTACTGGCAGTCCAAAAAGAAGGCGGTATTTCGTCTGACAAAGGTTTCGAATTAGAGCAATATCCGATTTTCAACACGGAACTCTATCCTCTGCAAGATCATGAAACCGTAACAGGTGAGCACTGCAATCACCACCCCAACATTTCCGTATCCTCTATTTTTATAAATGGGGTTTCCTCATCTGGGGTCGTACAGTTAGGCAGTAACAAACATATTAATGCAATATCGAAAATCAAACACATTCGTATGCTAACAGATAATAATAAGGGTGAGAATCATTAA
- a CDS encoding spore germination protein codes for MPSIVGPIKINSVGGGVINFGDSFYLSPKSASKSASGAGANNNGDFSNTNTGFNITNAVDPDAVDQVIGGNA; via the coding sequence ATGCCTTCTATCGTAGGACCAATTAAAATAAATAGCGTTGGTGGTGGTGTTATTAATTTTGGTGACAGTTTCTATCTTTCGCCGAAAAGTGCATCAAAATCAGCAAGTGGTGCTGGTGCCAATAATAATGGTGATTTCTCTAACACCAATACTGGTTTTAACATTACCAATGCAGTTGATCCGGATGCTGTTGACCAGGTAATTGGGGGTAATGCATAA
- the addA gene encoding helicase-exonuclease AddAB subunit AddA has product MPQWTKEQEDAIYQSGKNILVAAAAGSGKTAVLVERIIQKLLHEEKPVDIDTLLVVTFTNAAAQEMRNRIGAAIEASLEENPRSTHLKKQLSLLQSASISTLHAFCMDLVRKYAYQIDIDPNFRIADNMEADLIRQDVLEELFESWYGEEDEEQQAAFFSVVDRFSNDRNDLEVESLILKMYEFSIQHPSPDDWLDQMATIYQVDPETNEEEIPWLQLLKQEVIEQLNVMEMLADQALDITRASDGPYQYAEAIDADKEMIQQAKGAIQISWDEARSVFAGSKFKALSRKKVECDEAKRDQAKDLRDQLKKRWDNIAKNWFTRSLQAHITDMHALYPTIVKLTDMIKQFKAGYQEAKKEKGLVDFADLEHFALDILMKDKSSQEASSVAVDLQQKYSEVMVDEYQDTNIVQETILTLVSDQQSDGNMFMVGDVKQSIYRFRHANPALFIEKYNRFSKHDDPGYRIDLARNFRSRKEVLTSANYIFRQLFDPDVGDIEYDQDAELIYGNTDYENVPFPNVDTELLVIDQETQESDPSDEEMENEEDLEKAQLEARAYATKIKQWIGANEEEATEIMDKQTGQPRKVEYRDIVILLRSMTWAPTIMEEFKKQGIPVYAELSSGYFQAIEIQVMISLLKVLDNPRQDIPLASVLKSPIVGLNENDLTQIRLAKRGAPYYEALKAYLKANQHAPLERFMSQLTYWRKEARQGALSTLIWEIFQETGYYDFVGGIPGGRQRQANLRALYDRAKSYEATSFRGLFRFLRFIERMEEKGDDLGAAKALGEQEDVVRIMTIHKSKGLEFPLVIVGAANKQFNQQDIREKYLLHKELGFASKYIDPVKRIMYPTLIYHGIKKQIQREMLAEEMRVLYVALTRAKEKVVLIGTVNSFEKKKKKWANILSHQDWVLPSYYRLESLSYLDWVGASLVRHQSGEVLREQDNPLYVPSDIAEDLSVWKIDRIHQSQYQTIDESNQEEVEAIQQAIYQWQGLGLEEEQQAQQVKRQLEYQYPYQDSVFYRAKQTVTEMKRQHEVKDDYSAQQIIEPFRAPIRKRPRFMQSEEKLTRAEIGTAMHTVMQHIPLSSDWTALSLAEYIAQLEAKEILTADEASVIDVEAIVAFFQTDIGKLLVQAEQVEREIPFSLTLPAQEVYPNWNEAQQERIFLQGVIDCVIKTEHGWLLLDYKTDQITEDHSDQLEQKLHNRYKVQIDLYAKALETIWNQPVTEKYLYFFDKALLVHA; this is encoded by the coding sequence ATGCCGCAATGGACAAAAGAACAAGAAGATGCTATCTACCAATCCGGTAAGAATATTCTAGTGGCAGCAGCGGCAGGATCGGGAAAAACAGCGGTATTGGTCGAACGCATTATTCAAAAGCTGTTGCACGAAGAGAAACCGGTCGATATTGATACGCTGTTAGTCGTTACCTTTACAAATGCGGCAGCACAGGAAATGCGTAATCGAATTGGTGCTGCCATTGAAGCGTCATTAGAAGAAAATCCGCGTTCCACACATCTGAAAAAACAATTATCATTACTGCAGAGCGCGTCGATCTCGACCTTACACGCCTTTTGTATGGATTTAGTCCGTAAGTATGCCTATCAAATTGACATTGATCCCAACTTCCGGATTGCAGACAATATGGAAGCTGATCTGATCCGTCAAGATGTACTGGAAGAACTTTTTGAATCGTGGTATGGGGAAGAAGATGAAGAACAACAAGCTGCCTTTTTCTCCGTTGTTGACCGATTTAGTAATGATCGAAACGATTTAGAAGTAGAATCACTCATTTTAAAAATGTATGAATTTTCGATCCAGCATCCAAGTCCAGATGACTGGCTTGATCAAATGGCAACTATTTATCAAGTAGATCCAGAGACGAATGAGGAGGAGATTCCTTGGCTTCAATTGCTGAAACAAGAAGTGATTGAACAGCTGAATGTAATGGAAATGCTGGCAGATCAGGCGCTTGATATCACAAGAGCAAGTGATGGACCTTATCAGTATGCCGAAGCGATTGATGCGGATAAAGAAATGATCCAGCAAGCAAAAGGAGCGATCCAGATCTCATGGGATGAAGCTCGTTCTGTTTTTGCTGGAAGTAAATTTAAGGCGCTATCCCGTAAGAAAGTAGAATGTGATGAAGCCAAGCGAGACCAGGCCAAAGATTTACGCGATCAACTAAAGAAAAGGTGGGACAATATTGCGAAAAATTGGTTCACCAGAAGTTTACAGGCGCATATTACCGATATGCATGCTCTTTATCCGACAATTGTGAAATTAACGGACATGATCAAGCAATTTAAAGCAGGATACCAGGAAGCAAAAAAAGAAAAAGGCTTAGTAGATTTTGCAGATTTGGAGCATTTTGCATTAGATATTTTAATGAAGGATAAGTCATCGCAAGAGGCATCTTCAGTAGCAGTTGACCTGCAGCAGAAATATTCCGAGGTAATGGTCGATGAATATCAGGATACCAACATTGTACAGGAGACGATCCTCACACTTGTTTCTGATCAGCAATCTGACGGAAACATGTTTATGGTAGGAGATGTGAAACAAAGTATTTACCGTTTCCGCCATGCTAATCCAGCACTATTTATTGAAAAATATAACCGCTTTTCCAAACACGATGATCCCGGCTATCGAATCGATTTGGCACGGAATTTCCGAAGCAGAAAAGAAGTCTTGACATCGGCAAATTACATCTTCAGGCAGCTATTCGATCCTGATGTTGGTGACATTGAATATGATCAAGATGCCGAATTAATCTATGGTAACACCGATTATGAGAACGTCCCATTTCCTAATGTTGATACCGAATTGTTGGTCATAGACCAGGAAACGCAGGAAAGTGATCCGTCTGATGAGGAAATGGAGAATGAAGAAGACCTCGAAAAGGCCCAACTCGAAGCACGTGCCTATGCAACAAAGATCAAACAGTGGATCGGTGCGAACGAGGAAGAGGCAACTGAAATTATGGATAAGCAAACAGGACAGCCGCGTAAGGTAGAATATCGCGATATCGTCATTCTGTTACGCTCAATGACATGGGCTCCAACCATTATGGAAGAGTTTAAGAAACAGGGAATCCCTGTATATGCAGAGTTGTCATCCGGGTATTTTCAAGCTATCGAAATTCAGGTGATGATCAGCTTGCTGAAAGTACTGGATAATCCAAGACAAGATATTCCGTTAGCTTCTGTGTTAAAGTCGCCGATTGTAGGCTTGAATGAAAATGATCTGACTCAGATCCGCCTTGCCAAAAGAGGAGCACCTTATTACGAGGCGCTAAAGGCATATCTGAAAGCAAATCAACACGCGCCGCTGGAACGATTTATGTCCCAATTAACCTATTGGCGGAAAGAAGCGAGACAAGGGGCTCTTTCCACGTTGATCTGGGAGATTTTCCAAGAAACCGGCTATTACGATTTTGTCGGAGGTATACCAGGCGGTCGTCAACGACAGGCGAACTTACGAGCACTTTATGATCGGGCGAAAAGTTATGAGGCAACATCGTTTAGGGGGTTATTCCGTTTCTTACGATTTATTGAACGAATGGAAGAGAAGGGCGATGATCTTGGCGCTGCGAAAGCTCTCGGTGAACAAGAAGATGTGGTCCGTATCATGACCATTCACAAAAGTAAAGGGTTGGAATTTCCACTGGTAATTGTCGGGGCGGCGAATAAGCAGTTTAATCAGCAGGACATTCGGGAGAAGTATTTGTTGCACAAAGAACTTGGTTTTGCTTCGAAATATATTGATCCTGTTAAACGAATCATGTATCCGACTTTAATTTATCATGGGATAAAGAAACAAATACAACGTGAAATGCTTGCGGAAGAAATGCGTGTGCTGTATGTAGCGTTGACCCGTGCGAAAGAGAAAGTCGTACTGATTGGAACGGTTAACTCATTTGAAAAGAAGAAAAAGAAATGGGCGAATATCTTGTCTCATCAGGACTGGGTACTGCCTTCCTATTACCGTCTTGAGTCATTGTCCTATTTAGATTGGGTTGGTGCCAGTCTTGTCAGGCATCAAAGTGGAGAAGTACTTCGGGAACAAGACAATCCATTATATGTACCGAGTGATATAGCAGAGGACCTTTCTGTCTGGAAAATTGACCGAATCCACCAGAGTCAGTATCAAACGATTGATGAGAGCAATCAGGAAGAGGTTGAAGCTATTCAACAGGCTATTTACCAGTGGCAAGGCCTCGGATTAGAAGAGGAACAACAAGCACAACAGGTGAAGCGTCAATTGGAGTATCAATACCCATATCAGGATTCTGTCTTTTACCGTGCGAAACAGACTGTAACAGAAATGAAGCGTCAGCATGAGGTAAAGGACGACTACAGTGCACAGCAGATCATTGAACCATTTCGTGCGCCGATACGAAAGCGACCACGATTTATGCAGTCAGAAGAGAAATTAACAAGAGCAGAAATTGGTACTGCGATGCACACGGTTATGCAGCATATCCCGTTATCCTCGGACTGGACAGCCTTGTCTTTAGCGGAATATATTGCACAGCTGGAAGCGAAGGAAATACTGACTGCTGATGAAGCGTCCGTTATAGACGTTGAGGCAATAGTGGCATTCTTTCAAACGGATATTGGAAAACTGTTAGTACAAGCAGAACAGGTAGAACGTGAAATTCCTTTTAGTTTGACATTACCTGCCCAGGAAGTATATCCAAATTGGAATGAAGCACAACAGGAAAGAATCTTTTTGCAAGGGGTTATTGACTGTGTGATCAAGACGGAGCATGGCTGGTTATTATTAGATTATAAGACCGATCAGATAACAGAAGATCACTCAGATCAATTAGAACAGAAATTACACAACCGTTACAAAGTACAAATAGATCTTTATGCAAAAGCACTTGAAACTATTTGGAATCAGCCTGTAACGGAAAAGTATTTATATTTCTTTGATAAGGCATTATTGGTACATGCATAA